The Terriglobus roseus sequence CGTCGAACTCGATCCGCTCGCGCTTTCAGTTTGAGCAGCAGGCTGCGACAGAGTTCCTGCTGCAGGTGCTGCGGCCCAAACAGGATGCGGCCTTCGTGCTCGGCTTTGATGTGCGCCAGGACCTTGCGCAGGACTATACCAACAGCATCGACAAGCTGAGCTCCGCCATTGAGAAGCTGCGGCCCGGTGGCGGCACGGCCTTCTTCGACGCGGTCTACACGACCTGCCGTGACCAGATGCTGACGGTGAAGTCGAATGAGACCATCCGCAAGGCAATCATCATCGTCTCCGACGGCGAGGACAATTATTCGCGCGTCTACGAGCAGGATGCGATCAAAGAATGCCAGCGCGCCGAGACGATCGTCTACACCATCTCGACAAACGTCAGCCCCAGCAAGGATAAGGGCGACGAAGTTCTTTCGCGATTGAGTGACGCGACCGGCGGACGCGCCTTCTTCCCGACCAAGATCGAGGATGTGGCGCGAGGCTTTCAGGCCATTCAGGAAGAACTTCGTTCCCAGTACTCGCTACGCTATCGCCCAGCCGGGTTGAAGCAGGATGGCTCATTCCGCACCATCTATCTCACCGCACTGGATCAGCGTTATCACGTCCGTGCGCGTAAAGGTTACTTCTCGCCCAGGGCTCCTCAGTAAGGACTGTCACGGCTTCAGCCGCTGAGATGGAACAGCAAGACATAGAAATGGCTTTAGCAACAGAGATGAGAATCTCGGCAGCTAAAGCCATTTTTTCGCTCTTCGTAATCTCTCCGGCTCACGCCTTTCTGCTTCCCCAGGCGTTTGCCGATATGCCTCAACGGTGGCGAGGGGTTACAGAGTTTATCGCCGTGTCCCAAGTGCAGCGAGTAACTCAACTGCCACTGTAAGTCCCCGGCGTCCTTCAATTGAAGTAGCTCTTTTGAAGATGCCCCACAGACTGAGTGGCGGATCCGTCTTCTTCTTGCCTGACGAATTCATAGCGGCTGCGATGCAGCTCATGGTCTCGGGTTCGATGGAGCCGAGGATCTTGGCTGCTGCAATCATGTTGCGCAGTGCATCCACGCTCTCCTGAACGCGTGCTCCTTCTGCGATGTGACCGACGATGGCATCTTTTGCGTGCACCATGCCGTGCAGGGCATCCAGGATGCCCTGGTCGTGAGCTTCCTGCAGAAGGTCATACGCGACCAGCAAAGCCTCAGCATGCGCGCGAGGTGCAGCCTCCAGCCGCCGCATCAATCCGTCCTTCGGATCGTACGGTAGCGGCGTAAATGCAATTGGATTTGCCATAACTGCTTGCTCCCTGTCTCTAGACGGTCGTCGTATTGATCTGCACTAATGTGTCGCTCGCGGCGGTGCCCGGCTTGCGATAGCCAGCCTGCTCCCACTTCCGTTCGACTTCGACGCCGTGCTGTGGTGTCCGCTTTCCGTTCCGGAAGTTTTCAGCCATTAACGGCGACCGTCCCTTTGGCTCCAGGATGCGCATACGGACCGCCGTTTCCTTATACGCCGGCGTGTGTGTCGCGCGGTCCACATGCGCGCCGGTGAGCTTGTTCACGGGGTCGACCACATTGTTCATGGGCATATACAGCTCATGGCCCTGCACGCGATCCGTTACAAGGACGCGAGCACGGATGATGCCCCAGCGGCTTTCGACTTCCACCTTGGTCCCACTCTCGATGCCGCGCTCTGCGGCCAGTTCCGGCGACACCTCAACCCAGTTGGACGGTGTCATGCGATTGATGCCGGTCACCTTACTGGTCATGGCCCCCTGCTCGAAGTGTTCGAGCACACGACCGTTATTCAGATGCAGATCGAAGTCCACACCTGCGTCTTCACTTGGTGGAACGTATTCCAGCGGGAAGAATTTCGCCTTGCCATCCGCGAAGGGAAACTCTTTCAGGAAGAGTACGGGCGAATCGGTGCCGTCCTTGGCGACGGGCCACTGCAGGCTCTTATAACCTTCAAGCCGTTCATAACTCACTCCGGCAAACGACGGCGTAAGTTCTGCGACTTCAGCCATGATTTCACTCGGATGTTTGTACTCCCAGTGCGCTCCCAGGCGATTGGCGATGAGCTGAATGATCTCCCAGTCAGGCTTCGAATCGCCGAGAGGATCCAGCGCCTTATAAAGGCGCTGGATGCGGCGCTCCGTGCTGGTGAACGTGCCATCCTTTTCGAGCGAAGGAGACGCCGGCAGTACAACATCGGCATACCGCGCAGTCTCAGAGAAGAAGATATCCTGCACCACAAGGAACGGTATCCTGCAAAGCGCCTGCGCAACGAAGTTGGCGTTGCCGTCGCTGGTGATGGTGTCCTCGCCCTTGATGTAGAGCGAGTGCAGTTCACCCGCCATGATGGCGTCCATCATTTCGTGGTTGTCCTTGCCCTTCTTTACGGGCAGAGTGACCGACCAGGCGGCCTCGAACTTATTGCGAACCTCGGCATCATCCACACCTTGATATCCGGGGAAGTAGTTGGGCAGCGATCCGAAGTCACTGGCTCCCTGCACGTTGTTATGGCCGCGCAGTGGGTAGGCTCCGGCGCCGGGCCGGCCGAAGTTTCCGGTGGCAAGCAGCAGGTTGGCAAGCGATGTGGAGGTATCCGATCCGCCGCAGTGCTGCGTGACGCCCATGGCCCACAGAATGCAAACACCATCGGCCTTCACCACTTCCTCCGCTACCTGCTTCAGCGTCTCAACGCTGATGCCGGTGATCTCTTCCGCATGCTCCAGCGTGAAGGGTTCCAGGCTCTTGTAGTACTCCTCAAACTGGTTCACACGGCTGGTGATGAACTCCTCTGCGTGCCACCCCTGATCGATGATGTATTTCGTCACTGCTGAAACCCAGACAAGATCGGTACCGGGTCGCGGACGGAGGAAGAGATCTGCGCGCTCTGCCATCTCATGTTTGCGGATATCGCTAACGATAAGGCGCTGACCGCGTAGCTTGTGCGAACGCTTCACGCGTGTTGCCAGAACCGGGTGACTCTCGCTCGTGTTGGAACCGATGATCAGGACCAACCCTGCCTTCTCAATGTCTGCAATGGAACCGGA is a genomic window containing:
- a CDS encoding VWA domain-containing protein, coding for MAVLRNPVVRALAACSLAASIGFAQQAGAPTAAPANPQSTAPAAAPAAQTTPEVAAPQAGSDSAALTIRAFVPEVPLVFTVTDGKGRFVTGLKQSDFGLLDDGRKPDRIISFTQQANLPLRIGILLDTSNSIRSRFQFEQQAATEFLLQVLRPKQDAAFVLGFDVRQDLAQDYTNSIDKLSSAIEKLRPGGGTAFFDAVYTTCRDQMLTVKSNETIRKAIIIVSDGEDNYSRVYEQDAIKECQRAETIVYTISTNVSPSKDKGDEVLSRLSDATGGRAFFPTKIEDVARGFQAIQEELRSQYSLRYRPAGLKQDGSFRTIYLTALDQRYHVRARKGYFSPRAPQ
- a CDS encoding DUF1641 domain-containing protein, which translates into the protein MANPIAFTPLPYDPKDGLMRRLEAAPRAHAEALLVAYDLLQEAHDQGILDALHGMVHAKDAIVGHIAEGARVQESVDALRNMIAAAKILGSIEPETMSCIAAAMNSSGKKKTDPPLSLWGIFKRATSIEGRRGLTVAVELLAALGTRR
- the fdhF gene encoding formate dehydrogenase subunit alpha, whose amino-acid sequence is MPQIVTELPKRLLNTPLAVPHTFNLSIDGREVSAGEGELLIEVLNRAAAQANASIADAGFHLEDKKLTPSERAASAQNPEFALSPASSKMEYPGTAEDASRSEHMGNYRSVPQLCYLPQMGPIQTCDTCMVEVDGELVRACATVVRPGMKVFAESARADRAQREAMDRVLQNHDLYCTICDNNNGNCTIHNAVGEMRVVHQERPFLHKPYEQDHSNPFYRYDPDQCILCGRCVEACQDVQVNETLSIDWTSKHPRVLWDGGEQVAGSSCVSCGHCVTVCPCNALMEKSMLQRAGTLTNLPAGTLDSMIEVVKGVEPETGYPPILALSDIESTMREARVKRTKTVCTFCGVGCSFDVWTRDRHVLKIEPMHGPANGISTCVKGKFGYEYTNSLARLRTPLIRVNDGQHSTYREATWDEALTLIASKFSEIKQNFGPDALAFIASSKCTNEESYLMQKLARAVIGTNNVDNCSRYCQTPATMGLSRTVKTGGDSGSIADIEKAGLVLIIGSNTSESHPVLATRVKRSHKLRGQRLIVSDIRKHEMAERADLFLRPRPGTDLVWVSAVTKYIIDQGWHAEEFITSRVNQFEEYYKSLEPFTLEHAEEITGISVETLKQVAEEVVKADGVCILWAMGVTQHCGGSDTSTSLANLLLATGNFGRPGAGAYPLRGHNNVQGASDFGSLPNYFPGYQGVDDAEVRNKFEAAWSVTLPVKKGKDNHEMMDAIMAGELHSLYIKGEDTITSDGNANFVAQALCRIPFLVVQDIFFSETARYADVVLPASPSLEKDGTFTSTERRIQRLYKALDPLGDSKPDWEIIQLIANRLGAHWEYKHPSEIMAEVAELTPSFAGVSYERLEGYKSLQWPVAKDGTDSPVLFLKEFPFADGKAKFFPLEYVPPSEDAGVDFDLHLNNGRVLEHFEQGAMTSKVTGINRMTPSNWVEVSPELAAERGIESGTKVEVESRWGIIRARVLVTDRVQGHELYMPMNNVVDPVNKLTGAHVDRATHTPAYKETAVRMRILEPKGRSPLMAENFRNGKRTPQHGVEVERKWEQAGYRKPGTAASDTLVQINTTTV